The following is a genomic window from Burkholderia oklahomensis C6786.
GAGCTGCGTCGCCCGCTCCTTCAGGCGCGGGAAGAAACCGAACATCCGGTCGACGTCCTTCTTGATCCCTTCCTTGTCGTTGCGCAGATACGCGCCCATCTGCATGTTCTCGACGATCGACATCCGCGCGAAGATCCCGCGGCCTTCCGGCACCATCGCGAGGCCGCGCTTCAGGAGCTCGTGCGGCGGCACGCCCTTGATCGACTGCCCGTCGTACTCGATGTCGCCCGCCGAATACGGCTTGAGACCCGTGATCGCCTTCATCGTCGTCGTCTTGCCCGCGCCGTTCGCGCCGATCAGCGTGACGAGCTCGCCCTGGCGGACTTCCATGTCAACGCCCTTGACGGCCTGGATGCCGCCGTAGTTGACCTGCAAGCCCTTGATTTTCAACATTGCCGCTGCCATCAGTGCACCCCTGCGCCGAGATATGCCTCAATCACCTTCGGGTTCTTCTGCACGTCCTGCGGCAGACCCTCGGCGATCACCTTGCCGTAATCGAGCACCGTCATGCGGTTGCACAAGTGCATCACGAGCTTCACGTCGTGCTCGATCAGCAGGATCGTGCGGCCGTCCGAGCGGATCTTGTCGAGCAGGCGCGTGAGCTCGACCTTCTCGGTCGCGTTCATGCCCGCCGCCGGCTCGTCGAGTGCGAGCAGCTTCGGATCGGTCGCGAGCGCGCGCGCGATTTCCAGCCGGCGCTGATGGCCGTACGACAGATTGCGCGCGGTGTAGTCGGCGTACTGCAGCACGCCGACGTAGTCGAGCAGCTCGATCGCGCGCTCCTTGATCTCGCGCTCTTCCCTGCGCTCGGCGGGCGTCTGGAACACCGCGCCCAGGAGACCGTGCTTCGTGCGCACGTGGCGCCCGACCATGACGTTCTCGAGCGCCGTCATCCCGCCGAACAGGCGGATGTTCTGGAACGTGCGCGCGATGCCCGCCTTCGCGACCTGGTGGACCGCGGTCGGCGTGTACGTGTCGCCGTCGAGCCGGAACTCGCCGGAATCGGGCGTGTAGAGCCCCGTGATCACGTTGAAGAACGTGGTCTTGCCCGCGCCGTTCGGGCCGATCAGACCGTAGATCTGCCCTTCCTTGATCTCGAGCCCGACGTCGGACAGGGCCTGCAGGCCGCCGAAGCGCTTGTTCACGCCTTTGACGGACAGTCGAATTTGTTCGCTCATTGCAATGTTCTCCTGCATGCCGTTCGTTACGCGCGCGCCGGCTTCTTGCCGCGCTTCGCCAGTTTTGCGATTCGGTCCTCGTGCTTCGGCGCGGGCCAGATGCCTTCCGAGCGGTACAGCATGATGAGCACCATCGCGAGACCGTACAGGCCCTGGCGAATCACTTCCGTATCGATGACGTCATGGCCGAACAGCATGTGCTGCAGCGGGCTCATCGTCGAGCGCAGGAATTCGGGAAACACCGCGAGCAGCACGGCGCCGAGGATCACGCCCGGAATGTGGCCCATGCCGCCCAGCACGACGCAGGCCAGCACGACGACCGATTCCCAGAACGTGAACGATTCCGGCGATACGAAGCCCTGGAACGCGCCGAACATCGCGCCCGACAGGCCGCCGAACGACGCGCCCATCGCGAACGCGAGCAGCTTCACGTTGCGGGTGTTGATGCCCATCGCCTTCGCGGCGATCTCGTCTTCGCGGATCGCGGCCCATGCGCGGCCGATCCGCGAGTGCTGCAGGCGCGTGCAGACCCAGATCACGAGCAGCGCGCAGAGCACGAACAGGTAGTAGTACATGTAGACCGACGGCAGCGAGAAGCCGAAGATCTCGTGCGTCTGCGACAGGTTGAAGCCCGCGACCGTGACGGGATCGATGCCGGTGATCCCCTGCGGCCCGTTCGTCACGTTGACCGGTCGGTCGAGGTTGTTCATGAAGATCCGGACGATCTCGCCGAAGCCAAGCGTGACGATCGCGAGGTAGTCGCCGCGCAGACGCAGCGTCGGCGCGCCGAGCAGGATGCCGAAGAACGCCGCGAACGCCATCGCGATCGGTACGATCAGGAAGAACGGCACGTGCAGGCCGCCCGGCACCAATTGCGCGATCCAGTCGAAGTGCGACGTCAGGTGCGGCGAGCTCAGGAGCGCCGCGGTGTATGCGCCCACCGCGTAGAACGCGATGTAGCCCAGGTCGAGCAGGCCTGCGAAGCCGACGACGACGTTCAGACCCAGCGCGAGCATCACGTACAGCATCGCGAAGTCGAGCACGCGCACCCAGTAGTTGCCGCCCGCCGCGCCGATGAGGAGCGGCGCCGCGACGACGAGCGCCGCGGTCAGCACGCCGACGGTGACGGTCTTCGCGGTATGGCGCTCTTCGACGAGCGAAGCAGACGTTTCGATCGGTTGAATGGATGTCATGTTGTTCTCCTTACGCGCGATCGGCGACACGTTCGCCCAACAGGCCCGACGGCCGGAACACCAGCACGATGATGAGCACGATGAACGCGAACACGTCCTGGTAGTTGCTGCCGAACACCCCGCCCGTCAGATTGCCGATGTAGCCCGCGCCCAACTGCTCGATGAGGCCGAGCAGCACGCCGCCCACCATCGCGCCGCCCAGGTTGCCGATCCCGCCCAGCACCGCCGCCGTGAACGCCTTCATGCCGGGGATGAAGCCCATGTAGAAGTGCACGTTGCCGTATTCGGAAGCGATCATCACGCCCGCGAGCGCGGCGAGCGCCGAGCCGATCATGAAGGTCGCCGAAATCACGAAGTTCGGATTCACGCCCATCAGGCTCGCCGTGTTCGGGTTCTCGGCGATCGCGCGCATCGCGCGGCCGAGCTTCGTCTTGTGCACGAGCAGCAGCAGGCCCGCCATCACGAGGAACGCGACGATGATGATCGCGATCTCGGTCATCGAAATCACCGCGCCCGGATTGTTCTCGCCCGCCTTGATCACGTTGATCGGATCGGTCGGCAGCAGTTGCGGGAACGGCAGCGGATTGCGCGACCAGATCATCATGGCGGCCGTCTGCAGCAGGATCGACACGCCGATCGCGGTGATGAGCGGCGCGAGACGCGGCGCCCGGCGCAGCGGCCGGTATGCGACGCGCTCGATCGTGAAGCCGACGCATGCGCAGACGATCGCCGCGATCCCGAGCCCGATCGCGAGCGTCGCGACGTGGCCAAGACCGGGGAAGTGGTTCTGCAGCACCGTGATCGCGGAAAGCGCGACCATCGCGCCCACCATCAGCACGTCGCCGTGCGCGAAGTTGATGATGCCGAGAATGCCGTACACCATCGTATAGCCCAACGCGATGATGGCGTAGACACTGCCGAGCACCAGTCCGTTGAGGATCTGCTGGACGAAAATATCCATTTAAAGCTCCTTGGCCCGTGCCGCCGGATGAGCGCTCCGCCACGCGGATAAGCGATGGAATCGCGCCAACTCGACGACACTGCGGGTACCTGATCAATACCGGTAAGGTGATGTCGGCCCGGCGCGGACGGTGCGGACTGTGCGACCGCGCGTCTTGCCGGGACGGATACGAAAACGGCACCGCACTGAAGCTTCGGTGCCGTCGCGAGTCCCGTCTGTAATTCACGACTTGAGGACGGTGTGCTTGGCCTCCTTGAAGTCGTAGAGCGTCCATGCGCCGGCCTTCGCGTCGTCGATGCGGCCGCGCGCGACATCGGCCGCCGCCTCGCGGGCGGGCGCCGGCATCGGATGCGGCACGTCGAATGCTCCGCTCGGGTTGGCGCGCCTCGTGGTGTCGGCGGTCGCGCGCACTGCGTCGTTTGCGATCGGCGCACGTCCGGACGACGCCGCCGCGCAAACGACGGCCGTCCGTCGCGCGACCGGGTCGCCCGGCGCGCCGATGCCGACGGATACGACGACGTCGGTGCGCGCGCGCTTGATCTGAGTCGGCATCGCGGCGAAATTCGCCGCAGAACGCCCGGCCCCGGCGGCGGGCACGTCGCTCGGGGAGGCCGTCGGGGCCGCCTCGGCCTGCGCCGCCGCCCCGCCGTCGCGTCCGTCGGCGGCCGCGGCGAAAAGCGCAACCGCAGCGTCGACGGGCCCGGCGTAAACCAACTTCAGATGCATCAAATAAGGTCTCCAGCGCCTTGCCAAAACCATGTTTCAAAGGCCATCGGGCCTGAAAACGGGCGCATTGTAACTCTATTTATAGGACGACCAATATTCCTGATTCGACAGGGTTTTCCTGCATTGCAACCTTTTTTGAGCACGCCATTTCAGACGATATTGCAACCCGGTTGCACCGTCACAGTGCCGAATGGTTGCTCCATGGGAAAATTCGCCCAAAATAAAAGCGCGCCCCAAGGCGCGCTTTTTGCAATCTGACGGAAACGAAACCGGCGATCAGGTCGCGGGCGACAGATTCAAGCCGCGCGGCAATGGGAACGACACGTTCTCCTCGATGCCCTCGAGCGCGCGCACGTTGGTCACGCCGAGCTCGCGCAAACGCGCGATCACCGCTTGTGCGAGCACCTCGGGCGCCGATGCGCCCGCCGTCACGCCGATTCGACGCTTGCCGGCAACCCAGGCCGGATCGATCTGCTCGGGCGCGTCCACCATGTAGGCGGCGACGCCGCGCTTCTCGGCGACTTCGCGCAAGCGGCTCGAATTCGAGCTATTCGGGCTGCCGACGACGATCACGACGTCGCACTGCGGCGCCATGAACTTCACCGCATCCTGACGGTTCTGCGTCGCGTAGCAGATGTCCTGCTTCTTCGGCTCGCGGATCGCGGGGAATTTCGTCTTGAGCGCGCCGATGATCTCGGCCGCGTCGTCGACCGACAGCGTCGTCTGCGTGACGAGCGCGACGCGCTCCGGATCGGGCAGCTCGAGCTTCCGCACGTCTTCGACGCTCTCGACGAGATGCATCCCGCGCTCCACCTGGCCCATCGTGCCTTCGACTTCCGGGTGCCCCTTGTGGCCGATCATCACGATGTCGACGCCTTCCTGGCGCATCTTCGCGACCTCGACGTGCACCTTCGTGACGAGCGGACACGTTGCGTCATAGATACGCAGGCCGCGCACGGCCGCCTCGTCGCGCACCGCCTTCGACACGCCGTGCGCACTGAAGATCACCGTGTTGCCGGACGGCACTTCCGCGAGTTCCTCGACGAAGATCGCCCCCTTCTTCTTCAGATCCTCGACGACGTACTTGTTGTGCACGATCTCGTGGCGCACGTAGATCGGCGCGCCGTGCATCGCGATCGCGCGCTCGACGATCTCGATCGCGCGATCGACGCCCGCGCAGAAACCGCGCGGCTGAGCGAGCAGAATCTCGGCGTCGGCCGCGGCGACCTGACCGGACAGCGTATCGGTGGAGCTCATGATTACAGAATCCCGATGATTTTCACTTCGAACGCGAGCGCCTGGCCCGCGAGCGGATGATTGAAATCGAAGAGCGCGGACGTCTCGCCGATCTCCTTCAGCACGCCCGCGTAGCGCCCGCCGTCCGGCGCGTTGAATTCGATCAGGTCGCCCGGCGCGAAATCATCGCCGACCATGCCGTTGTCCCGCAGCGTCGCGAGCGACACGCGCTGGATCATGTCCGGATTGCGCGGCCCGAACGCTTGCTCGGGCGTTAGCCGGAAAGTCGAATGGTGGCCCGCCTTGAGGCCGATCAGAATGTCTTCCAGCGACGGCGCAAGCTGTCCCGCGCCGAGCAGGAGCGTGGCGGGCTTGTCGGAGAACGTGTTGACGATGTCGGCGCCGTCGGCAAGGGCGAGCCGGTAATGAAGCGTGACGTGCGAACCGGGCTTCACTTCTGCAAGGTCGATGAGGCTCATGTGGTACTCGTTCAATCGGCGCCCGAAAACGACGGGCGGCACTACGCAAAGGCCCTATTGTAAGTCACCTCGGCGATCGAGGCTGAATGCGGACGTGATTCGCCTTGCGAGCACGCAGGATATTGGAGGTCAACAGCATGCAATACGAGACTCTTGCAGTCGGCGAGAACGTCGACGACGAGCCCGCGCGCGATCGGCTCGCCCCGCCGCCGGCCGCCCCGCCGGCCCCGGCCCCGGCCCCAGCCGCAACGCCCGCGCCGCCCGCCGCCGCGGCGCACCGCGGGCGCGACCTGCCGCGCGAACGCCTGCTTGCGCGCGGGCCCGCCGCGCTGTCGGACGCGGAGCTCGTCGCGCTCCTGCTCGGTTCGGGCCTGCCCGGCCACGACGTGTTCGCGCTCGCGCACACGCTGCTCGCGCGCTTCGGCTCGCTGCGCGCACTCCTCGACGCGGCGCCCGACGACTTCAAGGGCCTGCGCGGGATCGGCCCCGCGCGCACCGCGATCCTGGTCGCGGTCGTCGAGCTGGCGCGCCGCGCGCTCGCCGAGAAGGCTCGCGAGCGGCCGCTCGTCGATTCGCCGGGCGCGGTCGAGGATTATCTGCGGCTGCTGATCGGCACGCGGCAGCACGAAGTGTTCGTATGCCTCTTCCTCGATGCCCGGCATCGGCTGCTGCGGACGGAGGAAACCGCGCACGGGTCGCTCACGCGGATGGCCGTCTATCCGCGCGAAATCGTGCGGCGCGCCCTGTCGCTGAATGCGGCGGCGCTCATCGTCGCGCATAATCATCCGTCGGGCGCGGTGCGGCCGAGCGCCGCGGATCGGCGCTTGACGCGCGTGCTGCGCGACGCGCTCGCGCTCATCGACGTGCGATTGATGGACCATTTCGTCGTCGGCGCAAACGATACGTTTTCTTTCGCGCAGGCGGGCTGGATCTAGCGTGCCGCCTGCCCCGCGCCTCGGGCCCGCCCGGCACCGCGCCGCCAGGCGCCGACGCCGTGCGATTCCCCCGTGCGAAATTAGGTTTGATTTTCCTGAAGTTTTTCTGTTAGAATCGCCGTCTGTCTTTTTTCCAACCAGTTCTGAAGCCGCTGAAGCGGTCTCGTGGCCTTGTCGATCAAGGATCAACCACGGATCGGAGGCGCTTTTCCTGGCACGGCCGAGACTTACGTGGTCGCGCAAAGAAGAGAACCTTCACCGGCGATCGAACCCCGAATTCAGCGTATTAGGAGTGCTCTCATGGCACGCGTATGCCAAGTAACTGGGAAAGCGCCGATGAGCGGCAACAACGTTTCCCACGCCAACAACAAGACGAAGCGTCGCTTCCTGCCGAATCTGCAAAACCGCCGGTTCTGGGTTGAAAGCGAAAACCGTTGGGTGCGTCTGCGCGTTTCGAACGCCGGCCTGCGCCTGATCGACAAGAACGGCATCGATTCCGTGCTCGCCGACCTGCGCGCACGCGGCGAAGCCTAAGTCCAAGGAGCACTAACATGGCGAAAGGCGCACGCGACAAGATCAAGCTCGAGTCGACCGCAGGCACGGGTCACTTCTATACGACCACGAAGAACAAGCGCAACATGCCGGAAAAGATGGAGATCATGAAGTTCGATCCCGTCGCCCGCAAGCATGTGGCGTACAAAGAAACCAAGATCAAGTAATTCTCCGGTTTCAAAGAGCCTGACGACGACGAAAAGCCCCGCAATCGCGGGGCTTTTCGCGTTGGCGGGCGTACACCCTCTTCTTCGACGCGGTATGCTCTGCCCTTTCCGCCCGCATTGCGCGCGGTGGAAAAGATAAGACAAAACGCGCAAGAAACGGAGATGCAGATGAATTTCGATGTGGCGATCGTCGGCAGCGGCCTCGCCGGTTTGTCGGTCGCGCTCAATCTCGCACAAACGCGACGCGTCGCACTGGTCGCGAAGCGGTCGATGATGGAGGGCGCGAGCGACTACGCGCAAGGCGGCATCGCCGCGGTGCTCGATTCGGCGGACAGCGTCGAGAATCACGTGAACGACACGCTGATCGCGGGCGGCGGCTTGTGCGACGAAGCCGCGACGCGCTACATCGTCGAGCACGGCCGCGAAGCGATCGAATGGCTGATCTCGCAAGGCGTGCCGTTTACGAAGGACGACGCCGCGGAGCTCGGCTTCCACCTGACCCGCGAAGGCGGCCACAGCCATCGCCGCATCATTCATGCGGCCGACGCGACGGGCCACGCCGTGCTCGCGACGCTTTCCGAGCGCGCCCGCACGCACCCGAACATCACGTTCTTCGAGGATCACCACGCGATCGACCTCATCACGTCCGATCGCCTCGGACTGCCCGGACTACCGGGCCGGCGCTGCGTCGGCCTCTACGCGCTCGACGTACAGACCGGCCAAACGGTGACGATCGAGGCGCCGCACACGGTGCTCGCGACGGGCGGCGCCGGCAAAGTCTATCTGTACACGACGAACCCGGACACCGCGACGGGCGACGGCATTGCGATGGCGTGGCGCGCGGGCTGCCGGATCGCGAACATGGAGTTCATCCAGTTCCATCCGACCTGCCTGTTCCACCCGTACGCGAAGTCGTTCCTCATTTCCGAGGCGGTGCGCGGCGAAGGCGGCATCCTCAAGCTGCCGGACGGCACCCGCTTCATGCCCGCGCACGATCCGCGCGCCGAGCTCGCGCCGCGCGACATCGTCGCGCGCGCGATCGACTTCGAGATCAAGAAGCGCGGGATCGACTGCGTGTATCTCGACATCAGCCACCAGCCCGAAGCGTTCCTGCGCGAGCACTTCCCGACGATCTTCGCGCGCTGCCTCGAGTTCGGCATCGACATCTCGAAGGCGCCGATCCCGGTCGTGCCGGCCGCGCACTACACGTGCGGCGGCGTTGTCACGGATCTCGCCGGACGCACCGACATCGCGGGCCTCTATGCGGTCGGCGAGACGTCGTGCACGGGCCTGCACGGCGCGAACCGCCTCGCGAGCAATTCGCTCCTCGAATGCCTCGTGATCGGCCGCGCGGCCGCCGACGCGATCGAGAGCGCCGGCTACGATTCGGCGACGCACGGCCCGCTGCCCGCATGGGACGAGAGCCGCGTGGCGGACGCGGACGAGGAAGTGGTCGTCGCGCACAACTGGGACGAGCTGCGCCGCCTGATGTGGAACTACGTCGGCATCGTGCGCACCGACAAGCGCCTCGAGCGCGCGCAGCACCGCCTGAAGCTGTTGCGCGACGAGATCCACGAGTACTACGCGCACTTCCGCGTGAGCCGCGATCTGCTCGAGCTGCGCAATCTCGTCGACGTCGCGTCGCTGATCGTCGACAGCGCACGGGCGCGCCACGAAAGCCGCGGCCTGCACTACAGCCGCGACTGGCCGCAGGCATTGCCGAAGGCGCTACCGACCGTGCTCACGCCGGTGCGGCGCGCATCGAAATGAAGCCCGGATGATGCGCGCCGAAAACGGCGCGCAATAGGCAAAAGGGCCGCCGGCGCATTGCTCCTCGCCGGCGGCCCTTTTATTCAGCCCGGCCGCGGCGCGCCCGACGATCCGGACGCGCGCGGCCGCGACATCATTCGACAATGCGCATCGAATAATCGGTCGCGCGCACGTCCTTCGTCAGCGCGCCGATCGAGATCCGGTCGACGCCCGTGTCCGCGATCGCACGCACCGTGTCGAAGTTCACGCCGCCCGACACCTCGAGCACCGCGCGGCCTTCCGTGATGCGCACCGCGTCGCGCATCATGTCGAGCGTGAAATTGTCGAGCAGCACCGACTGCGCGCCGTGCGCAAGCGCCGTACGCAGCTGCTCGAGCGTTTCGACCTCGATCTGCACCGGCACGTCGGCATTCAGCGCGAACGCCGCGTCGAGCGCCTCGCCGACGCCGCCCGCCGCCGCGATGTGATTTTCCTTGATCAGGATGCCGGCATAGAGCGCGAGCCGCTGGTTCGCGCCGCCGCCGACGCGCACCGCGTACTTCTGCGCGAGCCGCAGGCCCGGCAGCGTCTTGCGCGTGTCGAGGATGCGCGTGCGCGTATCCCCGATCCGGTCGACGTAGCGGCGCGTCGCAGTCGCAATGCCCGACAGCAGCTGCAGGAAATTGAGCGCGTTGCGCTCGGCCGTCAACAGCGACCGCGCGGCGCCGCGCAATTCGCAAACGGTCGAGTCGGCCGTCATCCGATCGCCTTCGCGATAGCGCCAGTCGACTTCGATCGACGGATCGACCGCGCGCACCACCGCGACGAACCACGGCACGCCGCACAGCACGGCCGCCTCGCGCACGATCACGCGCGCGCGGCGCGGTGCGCCGTCCGGCACGAGGCGCCCGGTCTGATCGCCGCTGCCGACATCCTCGGCAAGCGCATCGGCGACATTACGCGCGATCGCCGCTTCGAATGCGGCGCCGTATTCGCGCGAGATCTCGGCGAAGAGCGGCGACACTGCGTCGTTCGTCATGCCGCCCCCACGTTCGCGAAGAGTTGCTGATCGCGCTGCAGGTCGCCGCTCGCCTGCACGCGCTTCCTGTGGCGCGCCGCGAAATCGAGCATCCGGTCGATCGGCACGCGCGCACGCTCGGCGACCGGCGCGTCGACGAAGATCTCGTGGTGGCCGCGCTCGAGCACCTCGGCCAGATTCGACAGCGCGTTCATCGCCATCCACGGACAATGCGCGCAGCTCTTGCACGTCGCGCTGTTGCCGGCCGTCGGCGCCTCGATGAAGGTCTTGCCGGGCGCCGCGAGCCGCATCTTGTGCAGGATGCCGAGATCGGTCGCGACGATGAAGCGCTGCGCATCGAGCTTCACGGCCGCGTCGATGAGCTGCGTCGTCGAGCCGACAACGTCCGCGAGCGCGACGACGCTCTCGGGCGACTCGGGATGCACGAGGATCTTCGCGTCCGGATACTCGGCGCGCAGCAGATCGAGCTCAATGCCCTTGAACTCGTCGTGGACGAGGCACGAGCCCTGCCACATCAGCATGTCGGCGCCCGTCTTCTTCTGGATGTAGCCGCCGAGGTGACGGTCCGGCGCCCAGATGAGCTTCTCGCCGCGCGCATGCAGATCGGCGACAATCTCGAGGCCGATCGACGACGTGACCATCCAGTCGGCGCGCGCCTTCACCGCGGCGCTCGTATTCGCGTAGACGACGACCGTGCGATTCGGATGCGCGTCGCAGAACTGCGAGAACTCGTCGACCGGGCAGCCGAGATCGAGCGAGCACGTCGCGTCGAGGTCGGGCATCAGCACGCGCTTGTCCGGGCTCAAGATCTTCGCCGTCTCCCCCATGAAGCGCACGCCGGCGACGACGAGCGTCTGCGCGTCGTGATCGCGGCCGAAGCGTGC
Proteins encoded in this region:
- the radC gene encoding RadC family protein — translated: MQYETLAVGENVDDEPARDRLAPPPAAPPAPAPAPAATPAPPAAAAHRGRDLPRERLLARGPAALSDAELVALLLGSGLPGHDVFALAHTLLARFGSLRALLDAAPDDFKGLRGIGPARTAILVAVVELARRALAEKARERPLVDSPGAVEDYLRLLIGTRQHEVFVCLFLDARHRLLRTEETAHGSLTRMAVYPREIVRRALSLNAAALIVAHNHPSGAVRPSAADRRLTRVLRDALALIDVRLMDHFVVGANDTFSFAQAGWI
- the nadC gene encoding carboxylating nicotinate-nucleotide diphosphorylase codes for the protein MTNDAVSPLFAEISREYGAAFEAAIARNVADALAEDVGSGDQTGRLVPDGAPRRARVIVREAAVLCGVPWFVAVVRAVDPSIEVDWRYREGDRMTADSTVCELRGAARSLLTAERNALNFLQLLSGIATATRRYVDRIGDTRTRILDTRKTLPGLRLAQKYAVRVGGGANQRLALYAGILIKENHIAAAGGVGEALDAAFALNADVPVQIEVETLEQLRTALAHGAQSVLLDNFTLDMMRDAVRITEGRAVLEVSGGVNFDTVRAIADTGVDRISIGALTKDVRATDYSMRIVE
- a CDS encoding FKBP-type peptidyl-prolyl cis-trans isomerase, encoding MSLIDLAEVKPGSHVTLHYRLALADGADIVNTFSDKPATLLLGAGQLAPSLEDILIGLKAGHHSTFRLTPEQAFGPRNPDMIQRVSLATLRDNGMVGDDFAPGDLIEFNAPDGGRYAGVLKEIGETSALFDFNHPLAGQALAFEVKIIGIL
- a CDS encoding branched-chain amino acid ABC transporter permease; amino-acid sequence: MDIFVQQILNGLVLGSVYAIIALGYTMVYGILGIINFAHGDVLMVGAMVALSAITVLQNHFPGLGHVATLAIGLGIAAIVCACVGFTIERVAYRPLRRAPRLAPLITAIGVSILLQTAAMMIWSRNPLPFPQLLPTDPINVIKAGENNPGAVISMTEIAIIIVAFLVMAGLLLLVHKTKLGRAMRAIAENPNTASLMGVNPNFVISATFMIGSALAALAGVMIASEYGNVHFYMGFIPGMKAFTAAVLGGIGNLGGAMVGGVLLGLIEQLGAGYIGNLTGGVFGSNYQDVFAFIVLIIVLVFRPSGLLGERVADRA
- the nadA gene encoding quinolinate synthase NadA, producing MQSAIKPVEYDRPLAAGAACGVGEAWAKVPEPLAAGERDALKARIKALLAREKAVLVAHYYVDADLQELADETGGCVADSLEMARFGRDHDAQTLVVAGVRFMGETAKILSPDKRVLMPDLDATCSLDLGCPVDEFSQFCDAHPNRTVVVYANTSAAVKARADWMVTSSIGLEIVADLHARGEKLIWAPDRHLGGYIQKKTGADMLMWQGSCLVHDEFKGIELDLLRAEYPDAKILVHPESPESVVALADVVGSTTQLIDAAVKLDAQRFIVATDLGILHKMRLAAPGKTFIEAPTAGNSATCKSCAHCPWMAMNALSNLAEVLERGHHEIFVDAPVAERARVPIDRMLDFAARHRKRVQASGDLQRDQQLFANVGAA
- a CDS encoding ABC transporter ATP-binding protein produces the protein MAAAMLKIKGLQVNYGGIQAVKGVDMEVRQGELVTLIGANGAGKTTTMKAITGLKPYSAGDIEYDGQSIKGVPPHELLKRGLAMVPEGRGIFARMSIVENMQMGAYLRNDKEGIKKDVDRMFGFFPRLKERATQLAGTLSGGEQQMLAMARAILSKPKLLLLDEPSMGLSPIMVEKIFEVVRTVSKEGITVLLVEQNARLALQAADRGYVMDSGTVTMEGDAKQMLDDPKVRAAYLGE
- the nadB gene encoding L-aspartate oxidase, with translation MNFDVAIVGSGLAGLSVALNLAQTRRVALVAKRSMMEGASDYAQGGIAAVLDSADSVENHVNDTLIAGGGLCDEAATRYIVEHGREAIEWLISQGVPFTKDDAAELGFHLTREGGHSHRRIIHAADATGHAVLATLSERARTHPNITFFEDHHAIDLITSDRLGLPGLPGRRCVGLYALDVQTGQTVTIEAPHTVLATGGAGKVYLYTTNPDTATGDGIAMAWRAGCRIANMEFIQFHPTCLFHPYAKSFLISEAVRGEGGILKLPDGTRFMPAHDPRAELAPRDIVARAIDFEIKKRGIDCVYLDISHQPEAFLREHFPTIFARCLEFGIDISKAPIPVVPAAHYTCGGVVTDLAGRTDIAGLYAVGETSCTGLHGANRLASNSLLECLVIGRAAADAIESAGYDSATHGPLPAWDESRVADADEEVVVAHNWDELRRLMWNYVGIVRTDKRLERAQHRLKLLRDEIHEYYAHFRVSRDLLELRNLVDVASLIVDSARARHESRGLHYSRDWPQALPKALPTVLTPVRRASK
- the rpmG gene encoding 50S ribosomal protein L33, with protein sequence MAKGARDKIKLESTAGTGHFYTTTKNKRNMPEKMEIMKFDPVARKHVAYKETKIK
- the ispH gene encoding 4-hydroxy-3-methylbut-2-enyl diphosphate reductase, which encodes MSSTDTLSGQVAAADAEILLAQPRGFCAGVDRAIEIVERAIAMHGAPIYVRHEIVHNKYVVEDLKKKGAIFVEELAEVPSGNTVIFSAHGVSKAVRDEAAVRGLRIYDATCPLVTKVHVEVAKMRQEGVDIVMIGHKGHPEVEGTMGQVERGMHLVESVEDVRKLELPDPERVALVTQTTLSVDDAAEIIGALKTKFPAIREPKKQDICYATQNRQDAVKFMAPQCDVVIVVGSPNSSNSSRLREVAEKRGVAAYMVDAPEQIDPAWVAGKRRIGVTAGASAPEVLAQAVIARLRELGVTNVRALEGIEENVSFPLPRGLNLSPAT
- a CDS encoding ABC transporter permease subunit, producing MTSIQPIETSASLVEERHTAKTVTVGVLTAALVVAAPLLIGAAGGNYWVRVLDFAMLYVMLALGLNVVVGFAGLLDLGYIAFYAVGAYTAALLSSPHLTSHFDWIAQLVPGGLHVPFFLIVPIAMAFAAFFGILLGAPTLRLRGDYLAIVTLGFGEIVRIFMNNLDRPVNVTNGPQGITGIDPVTVAGFNLSQTHEIFGFSLPSVYMYYYLFVLCALLVIWVCTRLQHSRIGRAWAAIREDEIAAKAMGINTRNVKLLAFAMGASFGGLSGAMFGAFQGFVSPESFTFWESVVVLACVVLGGMGHIPGVILGAVLLAVFPEFLRSTMSPLQHMLFGHDVIDTEVIRQGLYGLAMVLIMLYRSEGIWPAPKHEDRIAKLAKRGKKPARA
- the rpmB gene encoding 50S ribosomal protein L28; this translates as MARVCQVTGKAPMSGNNVSHANNKTKRRFLPNLQNRRFWVESENRWVRLRVSNAGLRLIDKNGIDSVLADLRARGEA
- a CDS encoding ABC transporter ATP-binding protein, whose product is MSEQIRLSVKGVNKRFGGLQALSDVGLEIKEGQIYGLIGPNGAGKTTFFNVITGLYTPDSGEFRLDGDTYTPTAVHQVAKAGIARTFQNIRLFGGMTALENVMVGRHVRTKHGLLGAVFQTPAERREEREIKERAIELLDYVGVLQYADYTARNLSYGHQRRLEIARALATDPKLLALDEPAAGMNATEKVELTRLLDKIRSDGRTILLIEHDVKLVMHLCNRMTVLDYGKVIAEGLPQDVQKNPKVIEAYLGAGVH